One stretch of Paucidesulfovibrio gracilis DSM 16080 DNA includes these proteins:
- a CDS encoding protein-disulfide reductase DsbD family protein, with protein sequence MKKQAVSILFFLLGVACFHPAHAQYVAPDEPFQVSFATYALSTADESTGPAHLIVLTLTPKDGWYAYAGDHPGPVGRPPQITAQTLPENTSLVPYLPPGQDKPDPFDSQRTMRVYPGSTPLFLPLPGGTDSVDRVQIRLRLSLCQDTKCRETVVNMVYPMEKLDGATLPQAQEQPWWPQYEAARQLGPQRPNQTTTMPVFAPPTDQTASPIRESDATRWNLSPRSAAPTLEVGGLITALALGLLAGLILNFMPCVLPVVSLKLSGLLAGGSLEETDKRRAFREHNIYFSLGVLSWFAFLAALLAATGMAWGEIFQSPLLVTILSAVVLALALSLFGVFTLPVVDLKLDTKTSRPEAQAFFTGVLATLLATPCSGPFLGGVLGWALWRPVYEVMLVFLCVGLGMSLPYLTMALFPGLSRHFPRPGAWTGYVERGAGFFLLATVAYLVNILPEEALTGALVLLWCTALASWLWGLGGPAASRSKRLWVRLSALLLAVVAVAWLAIPRPTTQSWVEFHPDDLQKRLGRELIVADFTADWCPTCKFLEQTVLVDQQLQRWAEEFNATFVRVDLTEDDPEAEALLRALNSRSIPLLAIFPQGEHANSPIVLRDIFTTRGIDAALKQAQNESADE encoded by the coding sequence ATGAAAAAACAAGCTGTTTCGATTCTATTTTTTCTTCTCGGCGTGGCCTGCTTCCACCCTGCACACGCCCAGTATGTGGCCCCGGATGAACCCTTCCAGGTCTCGTTCGCCACATACGCCCTTTCCACGGCCGACGAAAGTACGGGTCCAGCGCACCTGATCGTTCTGACGCTGACCCCGAAAGACGGCTGGTACGCCTATGCCGGTGACCACCCCGGTCCTGTTGGCCGCCCTCCGCAGATTACGGCCCAAACCCTGCCCGAGAACACCTCCCTCGTGCCGTATCTTCCACCGGGGCAGGACAAGCCGGATCCCTTCGATTCCCAGCGGACCATGCGGGTCTATCCCGGCAGCACGCCATTGTTTCTTCCGCTGCCAGGCGGTACGGACTCCGTGGACCGCGTCCAGATCCGTCTGCGTCTGTCGCTCTGCCAGGACACCAAATGCAGGGAGACCGTGGTCAACATGGTCTACCCTATGGAAAAACTCGACGGCGCAACGCTTCCACAGGCCCAGGAACAACCCTGGTGGCCACAATACGAGGCAGCAAGACAACTGGGACCGCAGCGGCCAAACCAAACGACAACAATGCCGGTGTTCGCTCCACCCACAGACCAGACAGCATCCCCCATCCGGGAATCGGACGCCACCCGATGGAACCTGTCGCCTCGGTCCGCGGCCCCCACGCTGGAGGTCGGAGGTCTGATTACGGCTCTGGCCCTGGGGCTGTTGGCCGGACTCATTCTCAATTTCATGCCCTGCGTACTGCCCGTGGTCAGCCTCAAGCTCTCGGGCCTGCTGGCCGGAGGCAGCCTGGAGGAAACGGACAAACGACGCGCTTTCCGCGAACACAATATCTATTTCAGCCTCGGCGTGCTTTCCTGGTTCGCTTTTTTGGCGGCCCTGCTGGCCGCAACGGGAATGGCCTGGGGCGAAATTTTCCAAAGCCCCCTGCTGGTGACCATCCTTTCCGCCGTGGTTCTGGCCCTGGCCCTGAGTCTCTTCGGCGTCTTCACCCTGCCTGTCGTAGATCTCAAGCTGGACACCAAAACCAGCCGTCCAGAAGCCCAGGCCTTCTTCACCGGCGTGCTGGCCACTCTGCTCGCCACTCCTTGCAGCGGGCCGTTCCTTGGCGGCGTGTTGGGCTGGGCCTTGTGGCGGCCCGTTTATGAAGTCATGCTCGTGTTTCTCTGCGTGGGGCTGGGCATGAGTCTGCCGTATCTGACCATGGCCCTGTTTCCCGGTCTTTCGCGCCACTTTCCCAGACCCGGCGCCTGGACCGGCTATGTGGAGCGCGGCGCCGGCTTTTTCCTCCTGGCCACGGTGGCCTATCTGGTAAACATCCTGCCCGAGGAAGCGCTTACGGGCGCCCTGGTTCTGCTTTGGTGTACGGCACTGGCCTCCTGGCTCTGGGGCTTGGGCGGCCCGGCCGCCTCCCGCAGCAAACGGCTCTGGGTGCGCCTGTCCGCTCTCTTGCTTGCTGTCGTGGCCGTGGCATGGCTGGCTATCCCCCGGCCCACGACTCAATCCTGGGTGGAGTTCCACCCCGATGACCTACAAAAACGACTCGGCAGGGAACTGATCGTGGCGGATTTTACGGCGGACTGGTGTCCCACCTGTAAATTCCTGGAACAAACCGTGCTTGTGGATCAACAGCTGCAGCGGTGGGCCGAGGAATTCAATGCCACGTTCGTTCGCGTGGATCTGACGGAAGACGATCCCGAAGCGGAAGCACTGCTTCGGGCGTTGAACAGCCGCTCCATTCCCCTGCTGGCCATCTTCCCCCAAGGGGAACACGCCAATTCCCCCATCGTGCTTCGTGACATCTTTACCACTCGGGGCATTGACGCAGCCTTGAAACAAGCTCAAAACGAATCCGCAGACGAATGA